In Fibrobacter sp. UWB15, the following proteins share a genomic window:
- a CDS encoding M23 family metallopeptidase produces MQHKVLNDLYRQGGITFFAFPGETEIPLEPLQNLALALNAGARFLVIDFSGKNSLKGNAPISACDLFEQKLSQENLNEFNSTESNWTITGSRCFPQNDDQFRNFYHNLQLLKKATAQIVAILPLEINDQEAYYAKLVSRLIVIDGESAAEASAFLEDLPHFNKSNLLWLFPQKPDKKKFYHAYRAVRRSHSFFKEIRLCDWKKKPEEFAKIIENLHKFSILEKNPLDGTSKVFRSIFPILFLLAIALPFFFVTKTDPSISNMRDRIHERDKLSVAPSFEYTFDGKESMQRIGRYAIGRFSALITTEKMVQKYVNVTLEENGYPINSWENNGKNIPPAGTVIKFSRPDYIGSTASDSIGAAWKYWTSIVSDSVAYLTEFYHEVATSNFRQHNGIDVASRQGARILAPFAAKAWTARDERGGIVIGLVRQKDVVIFMHCDQLLYLDGQEVMAGDPIATVGLTGHTTGPHAHVVTGLISKNGNKVIGNVRYKVIDPLKWFYIFKPTAEAVGSRQ; encoded by the coding sequence ATGCAGCACAAGGTCTTAAATGACCTGTACAGGCAAGGCGGAATCACCTTTTTCGCTTTTCCGGGCGAAACCGAGATTCCGCTTGAACCCTTGCAGAACCTTGCGCTGGCGCTAAACGCCGGCGCGCGTTTTTTAGTGATTGATTTTTCCGGTAAAAACAGTCTCAAAGGTAATGCCCCTATTTCTGCATGCGACCTTTTCGAGCAAAAGCTCTCCCAAGAAAATCTGAACGAATTCAATTCCACTGAAAGCAATTGGACCATTACGGGCTCAAGGTGTTTTCCGCAAAACGACGACCAGTTCAGAAACTTCTACCACAACCTGCAACTGCTCAAGAAGGCAACCGCGCAGATTGTAGCCATACTCCCCCTGGAAATTAACGACCAGGAAGCTTATTACGCAAAGCTGGTTTCAAGACTAATCGTAATCGACGGCGAAAGTGCCGCAGAAGCGTCAGCCTTTTTGGAAGACCTCCCCCATTTCAACAAGTCAAACCTGCTTTGGCTTTTTCCGCAAAAACCCGACAAGAAGAAATTTTACCACGCCTACAGGGCAGTACGCCGTAGCCATTCCTTTTTTAAGGAAATCCGCTTGTGCGACTGGAAAAAGAAACCTGAAGAGTTCGCCAAGATTATCGAAAATCTGCACAAGTTTTCAATTCTTGAAAAGAACCCGCTGGATGGAACCTCAAAGGTTTTCAGGTCTATTTTCCCGATTTTGTTCTTGCTCGCTATTGCACTCCCGTTTTTCTTTGTGACCAAGACGGATCCGAGCATTTCAAATATGCGCGACCGCATTCACGAACGCGACAAGCTTTCGGTGGCCCCATCGTTCGAGTACACCTTTGACGGCAAGGAATCGATGCAGCGTATCGGGCGTTACGCCATAGGCCGTTTTAGCGCCTTGATCACGACCGAAAAAATGGTCCAGAAGTATGTCAATGTGACTCTGGAAGAAAACGGCTACCCCATCAATTCCTGGGAAAACAACGGAAAGAACATTCCGCCTGCAGGAACCGTAATCAAATTCTCCCGTCCCGACTATATCGGCAGCACCGCATCCGATTCCATTGGCGCCGCCTGGAAATACTGGACGTCAATCGTATCGGACAGTGTCGCCTACCTGACAGAATTTTACCACGAAGTGGCCACCTCGAATTTCAGACAACATAACGGCATCGATGTAGCAAGCCGACAGGGAGCAAGAATCCTCGCCCCCTTCGCCGCCAAAGCATGGACTGCCCGCGACGAGCGCGGCGGAATTGTCATTGGACTTGTTCGTCAAAAAGACGTCGTGATTTTCATGCATTGCGATCAGCTGCTTTACCTTGATGGTCAAGAAGTTATGGCCGGAGACCCCATTGCAACTGTGGGACTTACCGGACACACGACTGGGCCTCACGCCCACGTAGTTACTGGGCTTATTTCAAAAAATGGAAACAAAGTTATCGGCAACGTTAGATACAAAGTAATTGACCCGCTCAAGTGGTTTTACATATTCAAACCGACTGCCGAAGCAGTGGGTAGCAGACAGTAA
- a CDS encoding tandem-95 repeat protein: MKRKNWSVAALLASVSILASVGIAQEENSAPSVMGIPGESIDEGKKFAPIKLDKYVSDEDKAEKIKWSVSGNKQLKVSISPDRVATIEIPNKYWNGSEDITFIATDTKGASGSETINFSVESVNNPPEVKQIPDQTIDEGKSFTKIKLDDFVTDPDHPKNQILWEFDIQPVGKDQAEGDLNVEIDPNRVASVIIPDPNWYGSAKIKFTATDGEYASASTSANFVVKPINDAPVIKKIPDQTIEEKNEFESISLSDFVTDVDDDVMKLKWSISGNKDLKFDIDKYGSANIKIPNEFWNGSETVTFTATDAAGASAKATAKFTVKSVNDAPEFVQDVQDQTIEEKQEFKPIELDKLVKDPDHPFEQLKWSVSGNKDLAVNIAGKTATIKIPSKMWNGSESIKFKVCDPAGACAESENSFTVNSVNDVPQLVKQIPNQNIDEKKTFAKIKLDEYVKDADHKNSELSWEADVKHQGKEPQSGTLSVNIGDDHVASIEIPDPSWNGTAVATFTVTDPEGASAKQQVTFTVKSINDIPVFKKIPDQAIEEKNEFSSVMLDDYLSDADHDLSQLKIDIAGNKDIKVNLNNKTREISFKTPSELWNGSETITLTATDPEGGKASTSFKLAIKSINDPPSMKDIAEQTIKEKGSFKPVELDKYVEDLDHSKDKLKWTVTGNRELKVSLDGRVMKVTPPSPQWNGSETLTIKVTDPEGATDERSVAYTVESVNDIPEFTKQVAPQTIKEKEQFKPIKLGEMVRDLDNKLSDLQFTVDVKSASGKNAGLTVEIDAQHVANIKIPNKYWNGADEITFTVTDPEGAKATSKALFTVQSVNDVPTLKKIPDQMIEEKHEFASIKLTDYASDPDHKFEQLKWTVSGNKQLKIDIADGVATIKMPAKNWNGSEKVTFTVTDPEGASAKSDAVFTVKSINDAPVMKDIANQTIKEKGEFKPIELDKFVSDEDHDNSKLKWTVSGNKDLKVVIDPKHVATITTPNKYWNGTEKITFTVTDPEGASDKRTVTFKVESVNDIPEFVKPIKDQSIPEKREFAIINLNDIVKDADHKLDQLTWNFDVKPAKGAPKGYTPKLKVSVDGQRMAKIVIPDKYWNGSEEITFRVEDPDGGKAHCTATFTVQSVNDAPTIGKIDDQNVKEKETFKSFNLKQLIKDPDHPYGRLKIDVSGNKDLKVNIDNDGDVSIKAPSPLWNGNEKITFTVTDPEGASAKATASYSVTSINDPPVMKDIANQTIKEKGSFKSIALDNYVEDLDHPKAKLKWKIEGAKELKVAMDASHNVSVTPPNPHWHGSETVKFTVTDPEGATDSRSVTFTVESVNDAPQFVRELKDQSIDEKRQFQQIKLDDLVKDPDHKNSELKWTFDVKAKSAAAPAAKGKKGAPAAEPASNKPGLSVKVDHNHVATIAIPDKYWNGAADITFTVTDPEGAKASKTAHYEVRSINDPPVISSSAPRGESIRENGVFRTIDLTNLASDPDHKASQLKWSVSGNKFLKVNMLKDNTVKVSVPDPQWNGKETVTFTVTDPEGASANHKMLFEVSRVNDPPVISKKIPDQKIKEKELFKQIKLDEYVKDPDNKPSELKWTVSGNRQLKAEISPSRVLTVSAPDKNFWCAPETMVLIVKDPDGAESSQTITYEITSVNDAPVLKNIPDQRIKEKGTFKEIDLNKFVHDPDHKLSELTWSVKVAKVGAAPAPKPAKKHAKKGKKGKDEKAEEPAPVPVDEFQIEIDSRNIARVKIDNKYWNGERNVTFTVKDPEGASDSKTVNFKVESVNDAPEIKPIAIQSIQEKEHFKPLDLSQFISDPDHPLSALKIEVAPARSLKAFVNAKKELVVTTPDKFWSGTEKIKIDVYDPEGARASQQITYEVTPVNDPPVVKHIAGQRVKEKERFEIVDLSKVAEDPDNKPNELRWTVTGNKDLKVDIKGSRAQILTPNPNWFGKETLTFTVKDIAGASASTQATFEVVAVNDPPTLKPVQPFVIEEKKTFAPFDFSKVVSDPDNKLDELVWTLDNEVPALKGKKAGRNGPAVKHEINFSIDEKGVLRAETPNPYWNGMEVVTVNVFDPAGESASVQVKYTVKPVNDPPIVKEIPGQETLQGTTFKPIKLDNYVSDPDHKVNEIRWGVTGAKNLAVQINGNREAIVKPKKPDWFGDETLIFTAKDPAGASDKAMVKFVVKHVNAAPIMRDIPDHTIKEDDNNGVIAVIKLDQFARDKDNRFDELKWTFTGNKFLTVKYDKFKKTATVAQPHPNWNGKPEKITFTVTDPDGAKASKSALFTVIAVNDAPVANAQTYMTQEGEELKVSASEGLMSGVVDPDGEKPVSVQLVMKPRNGKINLNERDGSFTYMPNKGFSGLDEFSFKVRDPAGLASQVTTAEVNVSFKMKDLRGGEKKAEKKPEVKDEPKEDEAAAPAKAGKKKRRKRK; this comes from the coding sequence ATGAAACGAAAAAATTGGTCTGTAGCTGCCCTATTGGCGTCAGTCAGTATTTTGGCATCTGTAGGTATTGCTCAGGAAGAAAATAGTGCTCCTTCGGTTATGGGTATTCCTGGCGAATCCATAGACGAAGGCAAAAAGTTTGCTCCGATTAAGTTGGACAAGTATGTTTCTGACGAGGACAAGGCTGAAAAAATCAAGTGGTCCGTGTCTGGAAACAAGCAACTCAAGGTGTCCATTTCGCCCGATCGCGTAGCAACGATTGAAATCCCGAATAAGTACTGGAACGGCTCTGAAGATATCACCTTTATCGCAACCGACACCAAGGGTGCCTCGGGTTCCGAAACGATCAACTTTAGTGTTGAATCCGTGAACAACCCGCCTGAAGTCAAGCAGATTCCTGACCAGACGATTGATGAAGGTAAGTCTTTCACAAAGATCAAACTCGATGATTTCGTAACCGACCCGGACCATCCGAAGAACCAGATTTTGTGGGAATTCGACATCCAACCGGTGGGCAAGGATCAGGCTGAAGGCGACCTGAATGTGGAAATCGATCCGAACCGCGTCGCCTCCGTGATTATCCCGGACCCGAACTGGTACGGTTCCGCCAAGATCAAGTTTACGGCCACCGATGGTGAATATGCTAGCGCTTCTACGTCCGCCAATTTCGTGGTGAAGCCCATTAACGACGCTCCGGTCATCAAGAAGATTCCTGACCAGACCATCGAAGAAAAGAACGAGTTCGAATCCATTAGCCTTTCTGACTTCGTGACCGATGTCGATGACGATGTCATGAAGCTCAAATGGAGCATTTCGGGCAACAAGGACCTCAAGTTCGATATCGACAAGTACGGTTCTGCAAACATCAAGATCCCGAATGAATTCTGGAATGGCTCTGAAACCGTGACCTTCACGGCAACCGACGCTGCCGGTGCTTCTGCCAAGGCTACGGCCAAGTTCACCGTCAAGTCCGTGAACGATGCTCCTGAATTTGTGCAGGACGTCCAGGACCAGACGATCGAAGAAAAGCAGGAATTCAAGCCCATCGAACTGGACAAGCTGGTCAAGGATCCCGACCATCCTTTCGAACAACTTAAGTGGTCTGTTTCCGGTAACAAGGATCTTGCTGTGAACATTGCCGGCAAGACCGCTACCATTAAGATCCCGTCCAAGATGTGGAACGGTTCTGAATCGATCAAGTTCAAGGTTTGCGACCCGGCTGGCGCTTGCGCCGAATCCGAAAACAGCTTCACGGTGAACTCCGTGAACGACGTGCCGCAGCTCGTGAAGCAGATTCCGAATCAGAACATCGACGAAAAGAAGACCTTCGCTAAGATCAAGCTCGATGAATACGTGAAGGACGCCGACCACAAGAATTCCGAACTCTCTTGGGAAGCTGACGTGAAGCACCAGGGCAAGGAACCGCAGTCTGGTACTTTGTCTGTAAACATCGGTGACGACCACGTTGCTTCTATCGAAATTCCGGACCCGAGTTGGAATGGTACCGCTGTGGCAACCTTTACCGTGACTGACCCGGAAGGTGCTTCTGCCAAGCAGCAGGTGACATTTACTGTCAAGTCCATCAACGATATTCCTGTGTTCAAGAAGATTCCGGACCAGGCTATCGAAGAAAAGAATGAATTCTCTTCTGTCATGCTTGATGACTATCTCTCCGATGCCGACCACGATCTCTCCCAGTTGAAAATCGACATCGCAGGTAACAAGGACATCAAGGTTAACCTGAACAACAAGACTCGCGAAATTTCTTTCAAGACTCCGTCCGAACTTTGGAACGGTTCCGAAACCATTACCCTTACTGCTACGGACCCTGAAGGTGGCAAGGCTTCTACTTCGTTCAAGCTCGCTATCAAGTCTATTAACGACCCGCCGTCCATGAAGGATATTGCTGAACAGACCATTAAGGAAAAGGGCTCCTTTAAGCCGGTTGAACTCGACAAGTATGTCGAAGACCTTGACCACTCCAAGGACAAGCTCAAGTGGACTGTTACGGGTAACCGCGAACTCAAGGTTTCCCTCGATGGCCGCGTGATGAAGGTGACTCCGCCTAGCCCGCAGTGGAACGGTTCTGAAACGCTCACCATTAAGGTGACAGACCCTGAAGGCGCTACGGATGAACGCTCTGTCGCTTACACGGTCGAATCCGTGAACGACATTCCGGAATTCACGAAGCAGGTCGCTCCGCAGACTATCAAGGAAAAGGAACAGTTCAAGCCGATCAAACTCGGCGAAATGGTTCGTGACCTCGATAACAAGCTTTCTGATCTTCAGTTCACTGTCGACGTGAAGTCCGCTAGCGGCAAGAACGCTGGCCTCACGGTTGAAATCGATGCCCAGCATGTGGCCAACATCAAGATTCCGAACAAGTACTGGAACGGTGCTGACGAAATCACCTTCACGGTCACTGACCCTGAAGGCGCCAAGGCAACTTCCAAGGCTCTCTTCACGGTGCAGTCTGTAAACGACGTGCCGACCCTGAAGAAGATTCCTGACCAGATGATTGAAGAAAAGCACGAATTTGCTTCTATCAAGCTCACGGACTACGCTTCTGATCCGGACCACAAGTTCGAACAGCTCAAGTGGACTGTCTCTGGCAACAAGCAGCTCAAGATTGATATTGCCGACGGCGTTGCTACCATCAAGATGCCTGCCAAGAACTGGAACGGTTCTGAAAAGGTGACCTTCACAGTAACCGACCCGGAAGGCGCTTCCGCCAAGTCTGACGCCGTGTTCACGGTGAAGTCCATCAACGACGCTCCGGTCATGAAGGATATTGCAAACCAGACCATCAAGGAAAAGGGCGAATTCAAGCCTATCGAACTTGACAAGTTTGTGAGCGACGAAGACCACGACAACTCCAAACTCAAGTGGACTGTTTCTGGTAACAAGGACCTGAAGGTCGTGATCGACCCGAAGCATGTTGCTACCATTACGACTCCGAACAAGTACTGGAACGGTACTGAAAAGATTACCTTCACGGTCACTGACCCGGAAGGCGCCTCTGACAAGCGTACGGTGACCTTCAAGGTTGAATCCGTCAACGATATTCCTGAATTCGTGAAGCCGATCAAGGATCAGAGCATTCCTGAAAAGCGTGAATTCGCTATCATCAACTTGAACGACATCGTTAAGGATGCTGACCACAAGCTCGATCAGCTCACTTGGAACTTCGACGTGAAGCCGGCCAAGGGTGCTCCGAAGGGTTACACCCCGAAGCTGAAGGTGTCGGTTGATGGCCAGCGCATGGCCAAGATCGTTATTCCGGACAAGTATTGGAACGGTTCTGAAGAAATTACCTTCCGTGTGGAAGACCCGGATGGCGGCAAGGCTCATTGCACTGCAACCTTTACCGTGCAGTCCGTGAATGATGCTCCGACCATCGGCAAGATTGATGACCAGAATGTCAAGGAAAAGGAAACCTTCAAGTCCTTCAACCTGAAGCAGCTCATCAAGGATCCTGATCATCCGTATGGCCGTCTCAAGATCGACGTCTCTGGCAACAAAGACCTCAAGGTCAATATCGACAACGACGGCGATGTTTCTATCAAGGCTCCGAGCCCGCTCTGGAACGGTAACGAAAAGATCACCTTCACGGTGACCGACCCGGAAGGTGCTTCTGCCAAGGCTACGGCTTCTTACTCCGTGACCTCTATTAACGACCCGCCGGTCATGAAGGACATTGCTAACCAGACCATCAAGGAAAAGGGTAGCTTCAAGTCTATCGCTCTCGACAACTATGTCGAAGACCTTGACCACCCGAAGGCCAAGCTCAAGTGGAAGATCGAAGGCGCCAAGGAACTCAAGGTTGCCATGGACGCCAGCCACAACGTGTCTGTAACTCCGCCGAACCCGCACTGGCATGGTTCTGAAACGGTGAAGTTCACGGTGACCGACCCGGAAGGTGCAACGGATAGCCGTTCCGTGACATTCACGGTGGAATCGGTGAACGATGCTCCGCAGTTCGTTCGCGAACTCAAGGACCAGTCCATCGACGAAAAGAGACAGTTCCAGCAGATCAAGCTCGACGATCTCGTGAAGGACCCGGACCACAAGAATTCCGAACTCAAGTGGACTTTCGATGTGAAGGCTAAGTCTGCCGCTGCTCCTGCTGCCAAGGGCAAGAAGGGTGCACCTGCTGCTGAACCTGCTAGCAACAAGCCTGGTCTGAGTGTTAAGGTTGACCATAACCATGTTGCTACCATTGCTATTCCTGACAAGTACTGGAACGGTGCTGCCGACATTACCTTCACGGTCACTGACCCGGAAGGTGCAAAGGCATCCAAGACCGCTCATTATGAAGTTCGTTCTATCAACGACCCGCCGGTTATTTCTTCTAGCGCTCCGCGTGGTGAATCCATCCGCGAAAATGGCGTGTTCAGAACAATCGACCTCACGAATCTTGCTTCTGATCCGGATCACAAGGCTTCGCAGCTCAAGTGGTCTGTCTCTGGCAACAAGTTCCTCAAGGTGAACATGCTCAAGGACAACACCGTGAAGGTGTCTGTGCCTGATCCGCAGTGGAACGGCAAGGAAACGGTGACCTTCACCGTGACTGACCCGGAAGGCGCTTCTGCCAACCACAAGATGCTCTTCGAAGTGTCTCGCGTGAACGATCCTCCTGTCATCTCCAAGAAGATTCCTGACCAGAAGATCAAGGAAAAGGAACTCTTCAAGCAGATCAAGCTTGATGAATACGTGAAGGACCCGGATAACAAGCCGAGCGAACTGAAGTGGACCGTTTCTGGCAACCGTCAGCTCAAGGCTGAAATTTCTCCGAGCCGCGTGCTTACCGTTTCTGCTCCGGATAAGAACTTCTGGTGCGCTCCGGAAACCATGGTCCTCATCGTGAAGGACCCGGATGGTGCCGAATCTTCTCAGACGATTACCTACGAAATTACCTCTGTGAACGACGCTCCGGTACTCAAGAATATTCCGGACCAGAGAATCAAGGAAAAGGGTACGTTCAAGGAAATCGACCTGAACAAGTTCGTGCACGATCCTGACCACAAGCTTTCTGAACTCACTTGGTCCGTCAAGGTTGCCAAGGTGGGTGCCGCTCCTGCTCCGAAGCCGGCTAAGAAGCATGCCAAGAAGGGTAAGAAGGGCAAGGATGAAAAGGCTGAAGAACCGGCACCTGTTCCGGTTGACGAATTCCAGATTGAAATCGATAGCCGTAACATTGCTCGCGTGAAGATTGACAACAAGTACTGGAATGGTGAACGCAACGTGACCTTCACTGTGAAGGATCCGGAAGGCGCTTCCGATTCCAAGACCGTGAACTTCAAGGTTGAATCCGTGAACGACGCTCCGGAAATCAAGCCAATCGCTATCCAGAGCATCCAGGAAAAGGAACACTTCAAGCCGCTCGATCTGTCTCAGTTCATTTCTGATCCGGATCATCCGCTCTCCGCTTTGAAGATTGAAGTTGCTCCGGCCCGTTCTCTCAAGGCCTTCGTGAATGCCAAGAAGGAACTCGTCGTTACGACTCCGGACAAGTTCTGGAGCGGTACCGAAAAGATCAAGATCGACGTGTATGACCCGGAAGGCGCTCGTGCATCTCAGCAGATTACATACGAAGTGACTCCGGTGAACGACCCGCCGGTCGTGAAGCACATCGCTGGCCAGAGAGTCAAGGAAAAGGAACGCTTCGAAATTGTGGACCTCTCCAAGGTTGCTGAAGACCCGGATAACAAGCCGAACGAACTTCGCTGGACTGTTACTGGCAATAAGGACCTGAAGGTCGATATCAAGGGTAGCCGTGCCCAGATCCTGACTCCGAACCCGAACTGGTTCGGTAAGGAAACCCTCACCTTTACGGTGAAGGATATCGCCGGAGCCTCTGCTTCTACGCAGGCTACCTTCGAAGTGGTTGCCGTAAACGATCCTCCGACTCTCAAGCCGGTGCAGCCGTTCGTGATCGAAGAAAAGAAGACCTTCGCTCCATTCGACTTCAGCAAGGTCGTAAGCGACCCGGATAACAAGCTCGACGAACTCGTGTGGACACTCGACAACGAAGTCCCGGCTCTTAAGGGTAAGAAGGCTGGTAGAAACGGTCCGGCCGTGAAGCATGAAATCAACTTCTCTATTGACGAGAAGGGCGTACTCCGTGCTGAAACTCCGAACCCGTACTGGAACGGTATGGAAGTCGTGACCGTGAACGTGTTTGACCCGGCTGGCGAAAGCGCCTCTGTTCAGGTGAAGTACACGGTGAAGCCCGTGAACGACCCGCCGATCGTGAAGGAAATTCCTGGCCAGGAAACCCTGCAGGGCACTACCTTCAAGCCGATTAAGCTTGACAACTATGTGTCTGACCCTGACCATAAGGTTAACGAAATCCGTTGGGGCGTGACTGGCGCCAAGAACCTCGCTGTGCAGATTAACGGCAACCGCGAAGCTATCGTGAAGCCGAAGAAGCCGGATTGGTTCGGTGACGAAACCCTCATCTTCACTGCTAAGGACCCGGCCGGTGCCTCCGATAAGGCTATGGTGAAGTTCGTGGTGAAGCATGTGAATGCCGCTCCGATTATGCGCGATATTCCTGACCACACCATTAAGGAAGACGACAACAACGGTGTGATCGCCGTGATCAAGCTCGACCAGTTTGCTCGCGATAAGGACAATCGCTTCGATGAACTCAAGTGGACCTTCACTGGCAACAAGTTCTTGACCGTGAAGTATGACAAGTTCAAGAAGACCGCTACGGTTGCCCAGCCGCACCCGAACTGGAACGGCAAGCCGGAAAAGATCACCTTCACGGTGACTGACCCGGATGGCGCCAAGGCTTCTAAGTCTGCTCTCTTCACTGTGATTGCCGTGAATGACGCTCCTGTGGCTAACGCCCAGACTTACATGACTCAGGAAGGCGAAGAACTCAAGGTTAGCGCTTCCGAAGGTCTGATGTCCGGTGTGGTTGACCCGGATGGCGAAAAGCCGGTGTCTGTACAGCTGGTGATGAAGCCGCGCAACGGTAAAATCAATCTGAACGAACGTGACGGTTCCTTCACCTACATGCCGAATAAGGGCTTCAGCGGTCTTGATGAATTCAGCTTCAAGGTTCGTGACCCGGCCGGTCTCGCTTCTCAGGTGACTACTGCCGAAGTGAATGTTTCCTTCAAGATGAAGGATCTCCGCGGTGGTGAAAAGAAGGCTGAAAAGAAGCCTGAAGTCAAGGATGAACCGAAGGAAGACGAAGCTGCAGCTCCGGCTAAGGCAGGCAAGAAGAAACGCCGCAAGAGAAAGTAA